The Acinetobacter chinensis genomic sequence CAGGCCTTTTTTCATAGCTGCAAGGAAATGCTGGCTGCTGCTGAGCGTGGAAAAATACGCATTAATGAATTACGTGATGACCTTGTAGGTGATCTACGGATTGCAACGACCCCGGAACTTGGTGCAAATCATGTTATACCTGCACTGTCTCACTGGATGCAGGCTCATCGTGGTCTTTCAGTACAGATCGAAGCAGACAATCAGTATATTGACCTGATTGAAGGACGCATTGATATTGCACTGAGAATGAGTTCAAAAATTGAAGACAGTAACCTGAATGTTATTCCGCTTGCGAGAGTGGAGCAGGTGTTGGTCGCTTCACCAAGTTATCTGAATCAGTCAGCTCCGGTTTCGCGTCCGGAAGATTTAAAAAATCATGATCTGATTCCTGTGAACCTGATGAAAAATTATCAACATTTTTCATTTACTCACGGTGTAACAGCTGAAGCGGTTTCACTGGAAATGAATACACGTTTGACCACAAATAATGTACTGGTTGCAAAGTCATTATGTCTGCATGGACATGGTATAGCCCGTATTTTATATCTGGATGTACAGAAAGATTTAGTCAATGGATCTTTGATGGAAGTCCTGCCTGAGTGGAAACTGCCAACTTTCACTTTGTACGCCATTACTTCAAAAAGCGAACAGCAACCGATGAAAGTGCATCGTTGCCTGGATGCATTAAAACAATATTTTTGCCAGCTACCAGGTGGCAGAATATACCAAGAAGCTTCATAAAAGCCTGTATATGAAAAAAAGCCGCTAAAAGCGGCTTTTCGTGTTTTTAAACCAGGAAAAAGTTTCAGGCAAGAAACTTTTTCACCATTTTAACAACGCGTTCAATGAGCTGATCAGCCTGAGCCTTATCAATATTCAGTGGTGGCAACAGACGGATGACTGAGCCAGCAGTTACGTTCAGAATCAGTCTGTATTCGTCACGGGCAATATTGACCAGTTCACCGCATGCTTTTGGCAATTCAATGCCGATCATCAGACCAAAGCCACGGACAGTAACATTCTGATCAGCCAGCTGTTCTTTAAACTGATTTACGATATAAGCACCCATTGAGGCTGCATTTTCAACCAGCTGTTCTTTCTGAATGGTATTAATTACAGTGTAAACCACACGTGAACCCAGTGCTGTACCGCTGTAGGTGGAACCGTGATTTCCGGCAGTCAGTACACCAACACCACGTCCCTGAGTCATGACAGCACCAATCGGGAAACCATTTCCCAGTCCTTTGGCTGTAGAGATTACATCAGGAACAATACTGGTGTGCTGGTAGGCAAAAAATTTACCTGTACGGCCATTACCGGTCTGAACTTCATCCAGCATCATTAACCAGTTGTGCTGATTACAGATACGACGGATGTCTTCCAGATAGCTGAAGCCCTGAGGTGCAGTATTTACACCACCTTCGCCCTGAATCGGTTCAATCAGAATGGCAACAATGTCTGGATGGTTGATTGCAGCTTCTTCAATGGCTTCGATATCGCCAAACGGAACACGGATAAATCCTTCAACAAGCGGTGCAAAACCTTCCTGAACTTTTTTATTGCCTGTAGCTGACAGTGTTGCCAGGGTACGACCGTGGAAAGAATGGTCAGCGACAATAATTTTAGGGTTGGCAACACCTTGAAGATGACCGAATTTGCGGGCAATTTTGATTGCACCTTCATTTGATTCAGCACCACTGTTTGAAAAGAAGACTTCTTCCATGCCGGCAACTTCTGCCAGTTTCTGAGCCGCAGCCGTCTGCCATGGAACTTCAAAAAGGTTGCTGGTGTGAATCAGGGTTGCAGCCTGATCAGCAATTGCTTCAGTCACAGCAGGATGTGCATGACCCAGACCACAGACCGCAATACCGGTCAGTGCATCCAGATATTCTGTACCGTCTGCTGTGTAGAGATAAGATCCTCGTCCTCGGACAAAGCTGATCGGCTGACGGCCAAATACAGGCATCAAATGTGATGGTTGATCAGTTTGTACAGGGGCAAGGGTAATGTTGTTCATGACTAACTCTTATCTGTCAGTGGGATTGAAAAAAGAACTGAGCGCCATATTTTACAGGTCTGCTCAGCAAACTCTATATAAGCAAAATATACCCAGGAATAAAAGTCCGATTGTAAATAAAACTGGAAATATTGCTTTAGAGATACTGTTTTGTCGAGTTTTGGGTATAATGCACGACAGATTAGTTGAGGATTTTTCAATGACTGAACAAGCACGTGATACTGAAGCGTTAATTCGTGACCAAATTGCTAAACATGCTGTATTACTTTACATGAAAGGTACACCGCAATTCCCACAATGTGGTTTCTCTGCGCGCGCAGTAGAAGCACTCAGTCAGATTGGTCGTCCTTTTGCTTATGTGAATATTCTGGAAAATCAGGATATCCGCGCTATTTTACCGCAGATTGCAAACTGGCCAACTTTCCCACAACTGTGGATCAATGGTGAGTTGATCGGCGGTAGCGACATCATGCTTGAAATGTTCCAGAATGGTGAGTTAAAACCATTGGTTGAGCAGTATAGCCCAGCGCCTGAAGCATAAGTCATGTAACAGATGATGTAAAAAAGCACCTTTTATGAGGTGCTTTTTTTATGACTGAAATAACATGAGCATTTCGGCAGCACCTGAAAATCTAAATGCTGCCGATTTGAGTTATCTGTTTTTATGCGCTTTTGCAGACAGTTCAGGCTGATCTGTGGTTTCAGCTTTTTCTTTCACTGACTTTGCACTTTTTTTCTTTTTCTTCTTCTTTTTCTTAGGCTCGACTGTAATCTCAGCACCATCTTCAAGTGCCTGCCAGTAGTCCAGCTGCGCCATAACTGCTGCATAAACAGAACCTTTGGTATAGCGTCCTTTTTTATCCAGAGTGCCGACCGGACGAGCCATCAGAATTTCAAGCGCCTGATCAATGGTTTCAATGGCATGAATATGGAACTTGCCAGCTTCCACCATTTCAGTGATATCTTTGCGTAACATCAGGTGCTGCATGTTCTGACGGGGAATAATCACCCCTTGTTTGCCGGTCAGTCCCTGCAGTTTGCAGGCATCGTAGAAACCTTCAATTTTAGCATTTACACCACCGATAGGCTGAACCTGACCCAGCTGATTCATGGAACCTGTAATAGCCCAGGACTGGTCAATCGGTAACTGACTGATGGCAGAGATTAAAGCCGAAAGTTCAGCGACTGTTGCGCTGTCACCATCGACCTGACCATAGCTTTGTTCAAAGGCAAGTGCCGCAGAAAAATGCAGCATCTGTTCACGCCCAAAGTGTGCTTTTAAGAAACTGGACATCAGCAGCACACCTTTGGCATGCAGTGAGCCACCAAGCTCCACAGAGCGTTCAATATCCAGAATGTCGCCACCCCCCTGATAAACCGATGCAGTCAGTCTGGAAGGCAGACCGAATTCAACATCTGCATAATGGATGACGGACAGGGCATTGATCTGTCCCAGGCGGTGTCCCTGAGTCTCAATGAGCTGGGTGCCACGGGACAGATCCTGCCAGTACAGTTCACGCAGATATCCAAGACGGTATTTACGATGGTCGAGGGCAGTATCAATATGACGGTCGGACACAATTTTATCATTTGCCTGAACCGCATGATGGTGTGCCTCACGGATCAGATCGCCGAGTGTTAATGCATGCAGTGACAGTGAGCTTTGGTCTTCCGCCTGACGGCTTGAATCCGTCAGCAGCGCTGCCAGTGCTGAACGGTCAAATGGCAGCAGCTTATCCTGCTGGACATAATCTGCGATCAGCTGCATATATGCCTGTTCATTGGCATCATTACGTTGCAGAGTGTCTGTAAAATCAGCGCGGATTTTAAAAATACTGCCCAGTTCTGGTTCAAGTTCCAGAATGTCATAATAAATTTCTGGTTCAGCCAGTAAAATCACTTTTATATTCAGTGGAATGGATTCTGGTTCAATCGAAATACTGCCCGTCAGCGTCAGCATATGTTCAAGAGAAGACAGCTTTAGATGCCCTGATTTAAGTGCCCGTTTAAGACCCTGCCAGGCATAAGGCTGTTCAAGCAACTGTTCAACTTCGAGCATCATAAAACCACCATTGGCTTTATGCAGTGTGCCTGAGCGGATCAGAGAAAAATCCGTTGTAATAGTACCATTCTGAGTTAACTGCTCTACATGACCCAAAAGGTTGTAGTGCGTTGGAAAGTCTTCAAAAATAACAGGCGCACCGGAGTTTGGCTTATGAGTGACCACAATGTTGGCCTGGTATCTCGATGGGACACGGCTGAACAGACCAGGAGTAAAGTCATCTTCTTCCTGTTCCAGAACCATTTCAACATTATTGATAATGTCTTCTGCATAATGTTTTAAATATTCACTCAGCCCACTGACTTCACTGAATTTGTTCAGAATGGCTTCTGTCCGAGGCAGGACCACCTGTTTGGCAATATCACGGTTCAGCAACTGAACTTTGTCACGGGCATCATCTTCCAGGTCACCAAGGTGTAACCCAAGACGTTCCAGTTTTTTGTCCATATACCGCATGTTGGATGCAATTTCTGCACGCTCTTTGCTGTTCAGTGCATTGATTTCATCCTGAGACATTTCCTGAAATTTATCGTCTTTCAGATGTACAGGTATAAAACAGTGTTCTTCATTACTGGAAATCAGTTTAAGGTCAAGTTCTTCACCTTCACGGGTCAGTTCCGCCAGTGCGAGTTGCTGTTCGTCACCTGTCTGCTGACGGATCATCTCTATACGGTTGTGATAGATTTCTGCTGTAAAGCGACGTTCAAGCTGTTTAAGAATGGTTTGCCATGACTGCTGAAGCAGTGCCTGAAATTTGGCTGCCTGACCGGCAGGGAGTTGCAGCGCAATTGGCTTCCTTGGGTTTTTAAAATTATTGACATACACCCAGTCATCTGGTGTAGGCATGGTTTTAGCGTGCTGCTGTAACAGGCGCTTCACCATTGTACGTTTGCCCAGTCCAGCCGTGCCTACTGCAAAAATATTATAACCTGAATAAGGCAGGGCGATCCCAGCCTCAACAGAAGCACGGGCACGATCCTGACCCAGGAAATTATTCAGTGGTTTAATGCGCTTTGTGGACGCAGGAATTTTATCCAGTGCAGGGATATGAGTCAGTTGAGAAGCCTGAAGTCCTGTTTTGGTCAGCGTTGCCTGAATTTCTGTTTGATCAAATGCTGAAAGTAAACTGTTCTGTATATCTTTTGAGTTTTCTGATGTTTGAGTGGTGGATGATAAAGAAGAGTTAATCTGATCGAGTTTTTGGGTCACTGTTTGATAATCCGGAACATGCTTTTGACTGAAGTTTAAAGGTATACAGGTTTAAAGGAAAATTTCAAGCCGATATGCTGCATTTATCTGCAATTTAAAATAATCATTTCATAAATATTGTTGAAACCAGTTGCATTAAGCGTTTGAATAACCATATTCATTTTTAGACAAAAATAATGTAATGACAACTCAATCTAAAGACCATTCCAAAGGATGGAAAAGTGCCTTTACTGCATTTCTGGATCGTAGAGCATTAATTATGCTTTTCCTGGGGTTCTCATCGGGGATCCCCATTTTTCTGATCTTCTCTACGCTGTCTTTCTGGTTGACTGAGGCAGGTATCAGCCGCAGTACCATTACCATGTTTTCATGGGCGGCACTGGCCTATGCATTTAAGTTTATC encodes the following:
- the grxD gene encoding Grx4 family monothiol glutaredoxin, which codes for MTEQARDTEALIRDQIAKHAVLLYMKGTPQFPQCGFSARAVEALSQIGRPFAYVNILENQDIRAILPQIANWPTFPQLWINGELIGGSDIMLEMFQNGELKPLVEQYSPAPEA
- a CDS encoding aspartate aminotransferase family protein; translation: MNNITLAPVQTDQPSHLMPVFGRQPISFVRGRGSYLYTADGTEYLDALTGIAVCGLGHAHPAVTEAIADQAATLIHTSNLFEVPWQTAAAQKLAEVAGMEEVFFSNSGAESNEGAIKIARKFGHLQGVANPKIIVADHSFHGRTLATLSATGNKKVQEGFAPLVEGFIRVPFGDIEAIEEAAINHPDIVAILIEPIQGEGGVNTAPQGFSYLEDIRRICNQHNWLMMLDEVQTGNGRTGKFFAYQHTSIVPDVISTAKGLGNGFPIGAVMTQGRGVGVLTAGNHGSTYSGTALGSRVVYTVINTIQKEQLVENAASMGAYIVNQFKEQLADQNVTVRGFGLMIGIELPKACGELVNIARDEYRLILNVTAGSVIRLLPPLNIDKAQADQLIERVVKMVKKFLA
- a CDS encoding Lon protease family protein, yielding MTQKLDQINSSLSSTTQTSENSKDIQNSLLSAFDQTEIQATLTKTGLQASQLTHIPALDKIPASTKRIKPLNNFLGQDRARASVEAGIALPYSGYNIFAVGTAGLGKRTMVKRLLQQHAKTMPTPDDWVYVNNFKNPRKPIALQLPAGQAAKFQALLQQSWQTILKQLERRFTAEIYHNRIEMIRQQTGDEQQLALAELTREGEELDLKLISSNEEHCFIPVHLKDDKFQEMSQDEINALNSKERAEIASNMRYMDKKLERLGLHLGDLEDDARDKVQLLNRDIAKQVVLPRTEAILNKFSEVSGLSEYLKHYAEDIINNVEMVLEQEEDDFTPGLFSRVPSRYQANIVVTHKPNSGAPVIFEDFPTHYNLLGHVEQLTQNGTITTDFSLIRSGTLHKANGGFMMLEVEQLLEQPYAWQGLKRALKSGHLKLSSLEHMLTLTGSISIEPESIPLNIKVILLAEPEIYYDILELEPELGSIFKIRADFTDTLQRNDANEQAYMQLIADYVQQDKLLPFDRSALAALLTDSSRQAEDQSSLSLHALTLGDLIREAHHHAVQANDKIVSDRHIDTALDHRKYRLGYLRELYWQDLSRGTQLIETQGHRLGQINALSVIHYADVEFGLPSRLTASVYQGGGDILDIERSVELGGSLHAKGVLLMSSFLKAHFGREQMLHFSAALAFEQSYGQVDGDSATVAELSALISAISQLPIDQSWAITGSMNQLGQVQPIGGVNAKIEGFYDACKLQGLTGKQGVIIPRQNMQHLMLRKDITEMVEAGKFHIHAIETIDQALEILMARPVGTLDKKGRYTKGSVYAAVMAQLDYWQALEDGAEITVEPKKKKKKKKKSAKSVKEKAETTDQPELSAKAHKNR
- a CDS encoding LysR family transcriptional regulator, producing the protein MLDQLRAMGVFACVVEKSSFSGAARELGITTSAVSQQIRSLEQEMEVTLLHRSTRKLSLTEAGQAFFHSCKEMLAAAERGKIRINELRDDLVGDLRIATTPELGANHVIPALSHWMQAHRGLSVQIEADNQYIDLIEGRIDIALRMSSKIEDSNLNVIPLARVEQVLVASPSYLNQSAPVSRPEDLKNHDLIPVNLMKNYQHFSFTHGVTAEAVSLEMNTRLTTNNVLVAKSLCLHGHGIARILYLDVQKDLVNGSLMEVLPEWKLPTFTLYAITSKSEQQPMKVHRCLDALKQYFCQLPGGRIYQEAS